AGGGGACAGGGGCCGTCCACCATCACTTCTGTCTTCGCCACAGCTGGTGACTGTGGTGGACAGCCAGATGACATGGTGGCCTcacaacaacatacacacagacctctTCAGGGATTAAACCCCAACGCCTTGTCTTTGTCGTGCAAATCTTCACCAGGCAGTACTTTCCAAACGCCAGGAGAACATGCAACAATGATATCCCAGGAGCATTTTCAAATCTGCAGGAAAAAATAGATTCTTACATTCAGCTTTACAGGAAGTAGGTCCAAAACAGTATTTGCCACACTAAAGTGACGGTCGGAGAGAGCCATGACAATTACAAATGTTTCCTAATGACCCCCGTGATCTCGTGACATTTTAGTTCAGGACAGGTCAATGGTTTATGGCGATGTTACCGTTCTTTAGAGTGAACAAAAACATCCAATCCTATCCCTTCCATATGTAAAATACTAAGTATAGTCTACATATTATTCTTTCATATGCGTACTGAACATATTGTAACGATGTAGATTTGGTTAATCAACTAACGCTAGCGTCTAGCGATATATTCTATGACAGAAAGGAGGTTGACGTTAGCGTACCTTGCTAATGTTAGCAGTAAGCCTGTAAACATCAACAGCTGCACAGTTTAGTCTCCTTTATcaaaacagtagcctactgagacTAATGAAATGTCATCGTAGCACAAACGTTGCAgcgttaaaacaaacaaaaaaataacaatacctCAACAGTCCAGATACCTGATACTGGAACAGTTTACAAGGTCGAAGAAGAAATCAAGTATAGTTGACTCGACAAAACAATAATAGATGTCGCCCTCTATCGATGACCGACAACATAACCTGTCTTTCCTGGAGTTGTCGCAGTGAGGCGTTGTGGTGCTGCATTGGGTTCTGCATCTCTAAATCGATATTCACTGATGCGCACTTAACTCGGAGATTGTACCAGTGCCTTTGTGAACAACTGAAAGTAGCCCGGTTGTGAACGCTAGGTGTTAAAGCCACACCCCCCAGCCCATGTCATGTGGAAGTCACATTTATTCACATTATTAGCACATCAGAGAGCCTGTGAGAGACACTTCTCGGGACTcatcataggcctacatcacattaATTCATCTAATTACACTGTTGATTGTCGGGGGGGGGGATAAGTCAAGATAATAGAAACAGTGCTACAATGCCTGATAAACATGATTATAATGTTATGTAGGCCTTACCAAATTTATACATTCCACATTAAAGATCCGGCGCCGACAAGAGTGGCAGCATGTCGAGGTAGCTccgtgtctttgtgtttcttgaatttcccctggggatcaataaagtctatctatctatctatctatccatctatctatctatctcatttGAGAGATATTTTACATGCTGAAGTTTAAATTCCATCAAATATATCAACATATCATAACACCACATTCTCACTAAAATACATTGCCAAGTTTTAGGCCTGTCTATGTTCCTGCATAGTTTTGAGCCAAGGTGTATCATTTGAACTTACTTGAGACAGCATGCACTCCCTAAGATCTAGCTGTGACTTAGATGCACCTGGGAATTTTCCAACACCATGATTGCTAATttgcatttcaaaaatatgCCTTTCTGTGTAAAGAATTTCCCAGGTGATTCTTCACATGGCCATCAGATGAGGGAGGCATTTACTGTTGTCATGGTAACAATATAATAGGACCAATAGCAACACTCTCAGACCAGCGCCTAGCAACCGTCTCTCTGTACCTCAACAGAGCAGGTTATACACAGCAGTAGCAGAGAGGTGTGGTATGTGGATCTGACTTCTAATCCATTTAAgagtatgcatatgtgtgagagaatgtatgACTTTCACCATTTACATATTTTCCAAATGTAAGTCTTCCTGCTTTATGTATGTAGATTATTTATGTAAGTGACTTTCTGtttgagagagaaggaagggaaaGAAGGATGGAaggaaagtgagtgagagagagagagggggagagagagagtgtgtgtgtgtgtgtgtgtgtgtgtgtgtgtgtgtgtgtgtgtgacccttgAAAGCAGACTCATTGGTCTGATTAACGGTTGTCATGTTTGCTCTTTGCATAAGCTTTATCTCCGCTGGAAATGCCGTTATCTCTTCATAATTACTCTCTGGTGTGGAACACCGGATCTGCACTAGAATCCCCCACCATATCTTTCTCTATCGCTTCCTGTCTAATGCCTTCTCAAAAATAATTCTTGCAAATCCACACACATAAATTCACTCAATACCTTGGACACATAAATAGCatagagagatacacacacatatctaagGTCAGAGAGTCATTCATATAGCCTCCATACTGTAATTGGGCAGTTTTACATAACATGATCTTCAGATtagattaacccttaaaggtgtaggttttggAACATTCTAAATtacgcaacaattgaaggttctaaaattctatgttgaattcaatgaacccagatattctttagaatgttcatttctcaacattcccgtcacaccggtgtgacggtactcctttaagggttcaTCAGGCACAAGGCTGGAAACATAGGCGGCTGGttgaagacaaaaagtgatACACAGGGCTAGAAACAGACAACTGGAAATAAAACCATATCACGAAAATAATGATTTGTCAATAACAATAAAAACTTAAGTATGACCAAAAACTATCACCCCATTCTCAAATGCAATGATCCTTAAACAACCCTCAATCTATGAACAAAATATTCCACTAAAAGGAAACATGTAAGTTGAGTTGAACTATTTCAGTCTCATCAATAAAATGCATTAAATTGCTCAGACTGTAAAGTGTATTAAATGTGAGACAGTGCAACAAAAAAACTATCCTTGCTTTCAGAGTGCATTTTGCCAGCCACTGGAGAGAAAATGACATGCATGGCCAGTCCTTTTGTAGTGAATTCTGACACCAACAACCAGCTTTCTTTGAATACATGCTGGAGAAATTATGAAATACACTGGTCAAAACAAAATTACACAATTATCTGaccacccacccccatccccccccacacacaccaacactgtgAAACCAACTGTTCATGATTCAGTCAGCCTTTATAAAGACTAATGGTACCTTCTAAAGCTTCACTACAGTGACtacatttcaagcctaaaaggtCAGGTTGTCATCTAATTTGATTCCGACTGGGCTTTTCCACCGTGTTGAATGGCTGATGTTTTGTCGGTGGCAGGTGACAACGGGTCAGCTCTGTCCCCTTGATCTTCATGCCCTGTGCGTTCCACTCGTTGATCACTCTTCACATTTACCCTCACGCCAGCTGGGAgaccctccacctctctcctccatcagtctggttcagagagagagagagagagagagacagacagagacaaagaggcagagaaagagagagagagagagagaccctccacccctctcctgtAACAGTCTGGttcatagacagagagagagagaaagagagacagagaaagaaagaaagagacagagagagagagagagaaagagagagacagaaacagacacgtCCGTCTCTATCACTGGCATGGCGCCTCACTAAGCTCCAGTCATTAGCGGCGAGAGCTTCACCTGCGAGATCCTACAGCGCTACGGGGGGGACCTTCCACAGTGGACTCCcagcaggaccggagcactgGAGGAGGACAGGCTAGGGCTCTGGCTCATCTGTCTGGGGTCGTCCTGAATGTCGAGGGGGAtacgaggaggaggggggattcATGGCTCAGATAGGTTTGACACATCCAGGCCTCTCTGCTGTCTAATCTACGCCCTGTGTCCTGTCGTGTTTAATTCAGTCTGCAGCAAGCTTCTTTAACATTCTTTCGTGACATTTCGTCTtctatgaaaaaaaatatgcaGTCAGCCTTTGGCCTCCTGATAGGTGGCGAGATAAAAAGATTATTGCTACCTTGTGCAGCATCTAGAAGCTGCTGATGACAACTGCCGAGCTGGGTGGCTGGATGGGAGCTTTTATGCGACTGTGTTTGAAGAACACGTGACCTTGGGTCTTACTTTCGAGGATGACCCAATCCCTTAGTTTCGCTGACACACACCGTGTGTGTCATCAGACGTCTCACTCTGTGTGGGAAGGGGGGGTGGGCAATTATCCAGCAGATATACGGCCCATGACCAAACCTAGCAGGTGTGTGGACAGGGTCACTCACGGCTATGTGTGGGAAGCTGTCAGCTCGGTGCACTGATTCGCGACAACGGCGAGCCATTGCTGCGGCAAGAAGTCAAGGCCTTCATTTCagcaagtgtgtctgtgtcagtttaATCAGCGCAGCGTCTCTGGGGCGGGTGCAAATGCACAACCAGGTGTTCAGTGCCGCCCCTTTCTCTGCTGTTGACAGCTGTGATATTTctctgtgtgcgtatgtgtgtgtgtgtgtgtgtgtgtgtgtgtgtgtgtgtgtgtgtgtgtgtgtgtaaatctgcGGGTGAATCAGGCTGCTTTCACTACAGCGTATGATTGGGAGACAAATGACGCTGTAGTAAAGGTATCCTGGAATGTATTCAGAGTTAGCCGCATTCATTCTGCCTAGCCTCAAAGGGCTGTGAAGAGGAGGAATGACCTTGTGtgactgacacatacacacaaatacaaacactcatactctctctcttctctctctccctatctctctctgtcacacacacacacatgcacacacacacacatacacagacatgctcAAACAAAGGCAGAAATATAAATACGCACTCAGTCAAAACGTCTAAACTGGAGACGCAGCCGACACATCATTACTCGGCTCAGCGTGAGAcacattcagcaaaacacaccATGTAATTGACTGATGTCCACTGTCATGAGCGCCTCTCAGGCGAAGGCATAAATTGGGTTGCCGGAGAGAGTGTGCTCGGCAGTGGCTTCTCTCTGAAGATGCACACTGAAACAGCAGGGTGAGGGATGGGGGGTGAGATGTCGTGTTCATACATGTAGCGATGGGTCACATCCAAGATGCGGGCCTTGCTGGTCAGACCTCCGCACTTGGAGGGTGCCTCGTTAAACACTCGATTCGGCGGCACGGCCTCGTTAAGCCGTGGTCTGTTTGTTGAGGCCCCTCGTTAAGGGCCAATTCATTAAAGCAGTTTGTCAGAGATGCTGCTGTTTCCCTTTCCCCTCTCCCGAGCACCCGGGCTGCAGGGCCATCAAGCGCAGACAGCTTCGGATGTTTCACTTCCACGTACTGGGAGTACTCGCTCATATTTATGGACTCGGCAGCTAACTGGAAACCACATTCACATAAATGAACTGCTGTTTTTGTGTGGGAGAGCAAAACCTGATACATAATAGAAATGCATGTACATTCACACGtggacatacacactctctctatctcgctctttctatctcgctctctcacaaacacacaaacagacacacacaaacagacacacacatacactcactcactcacacacacacacacacacacacatattaaatgAACCCAAGATCTAATTTCAATCACAAATAAACTGTTATTCTTCACCACATAAAAATAAACCAATACACTTAGAAGGGTATGCACAGGCAGTCACccatacactcatacaaacCATCTGCTATTCTTTCCAACCAGCTCAGCAGACCTGACAGAACATGGCAAGGTCGCGCAGGTTATTTTTTTGCGTCattatgatgacacacacacgcgcacacacaatcacgcacataacccccacacacaccttaaacacagacacacatactctctctctcttgctctcacacatacacaagttacatacacacacacacacacacacacacacacacacacacacacacacacacacacacacacactactaaaaTACATAGAGGACAAAACATGAGTCACACACCTAAAAACACAGACTATTTTGGAGAGTCAATCTTGATCTCTTGCTGTTAGACAGAGAAGCCAGTCTGACACAGGGGGTTGCACGGTAGTAAAGCTGTATGCTTGAgttttattttctttggaaAATATACGCAGATATTCATTTTCATGTAAAAACTTTTCGAGAGCAGCATTTGACAGAACATCAAAAAACCACACACTTAAGAAGACTTCCACTGAGGTCACAAATACAAAGTCCTTTTTTTCCCACCAAGGCAAACAAGGTCttcacatctttttttttttgtcaaaacatCGTCTTTTTTTTACAACAAAATGAGAAACAACTTCCATGTTTAATCAGCTTACAGACCCAATCTGCTCAAACAGAGGGGAGCAAACTCAGAGAGCGGAACCAAACACtttacaaatacacaccacTGCTGACACTGGATCCAACTCAATGCTTACTTTGTTCAGGGAAGACGGCTGAGTTTTTGCAGCGAAAAAGTTGCCATTTCTAGGACTTTGatagtatatttatatatattatactgatatagatatatagagatatatgTGTTGTATATAAATAGAACATTTTCTCACAGTCTTACAAAGAAGTAAAAAGTCTACAACACTTCAGTTAAAGCACTCCAGCACACCCAAAGTAGAACCATACGAGTCCATAATCCGTGAGACCATCCACATTAAGAGCTGATCGTTGTGGCATCGCAGAAGACGCGCAAAACACTTTGTTTTTGGATTAAGTGTATTCGTCTGGGTAATAGACACCACAAAGTACACACGTACAATCCAAGCACACAGAGAAGGGCGCAGGGGGTGATTGCAGGACATGATCAAACCACGGGGGTTCTCAGAAAAGGTCATTCGGTTGATTAATTCACAATGCTATTTTTAATAAgcatttaatttttaatttatttctaTGAGAATATTTTTATTCACCGAAAAGATGTCACCCTCATTTGCTTTCGAAAAATTACTTACATTTTGGGCTTCCATTATCATGAATCATAAATAGCATCATATTTATTCAAATTCTTTCAGTGTGTTAATGCTGTAAACACCTGCATATGGCAGGATAGATGTCTTTACAAAGTAGtcatttttaaaatgaattacttGTGCACCTCCAACAAAGTGGTGTCCTCAGGCGCGTTTTCTTCTCCTGTGGtcgtgagagagagattgattggTTCGTTTTTTTTTGCGCTGAGCACATCGCATCTAACCCCTTGTAGtatcacacacagaaaaacagaaaaacaaaaaacagcttCGGGCAACAATTACAATCACTGTCAAAGTCCCCAAACCAGCAGGAGGTTACCTCCCAAAAATACCTGGTGTTTAACAAATGACCACTGGAGCGATGGCATCGTAGCGGCAGCTTCTTGGGCATGTTTGAGTTTAAGACATACAACAAGATTTGTCCCTCGCTTTGGGAAACCTATCTGATTCCCTCAAGCATTGTATCTCACAAACATTGCATACACAGAGATGCATATCCAttaaagatgcacacacacacacacacatacacgcccatacactcacatacataagcacgtgcacaagcagacacactcacattcatacATATACATGTAAAGTTGtattcccatacacacacacacacacaagcacacaaacaatccaacaaacacaaacgtacatacacacgcatacatgttCACACATTCTCTTATATCCTCACATTTCAGTGTCCTAACATTactcatctatgtgtgtgtgtgtgtgttttggaatgtgtgtgtgtgtgtgtgtgtgtgtgtgtgtgtgtgtgtgtgtgtgtgagagagtctatGCATCAGTGAGAGTATGTTTCTCCTCTAGCTCAATCCCTAGTGGTCCCTCATAATAACCTTAAAATGGTAAACAGCTGTCTCCTCGCCCTGTTCCCAGTCATGGTAAACTTGGAGTGACTCATTTCCCTGTCCAACCCTCTTCCCTGGTCCCAACACCCCGGCTATCAGAAACCCTTTGGACCTCGTCTTCCGCACTGAACCTTTAATCAGCCGACACACTGaggccaccaccaccctcacacacactccacactcgtCTGCCCTGACTCCATGGCAAGACTCAGGCACGCATGCTCCTCTTTCACAATTCACTGCCAAATATGTACTCATCGAACACGCCCAGGCCAGGGCCCCCTGCGGCCTTCCtaaagggggggtgggggggggggcgtggAGCTGCTCAGATCATTTTCATGTTGACCCGTCGTGGCCCGCTGGTCTCGGGCAGCTCGTTGCCGCCGGCCTTGCGCTTGCGCGGCACATACTGGATGTCCACACTTCCCCGGTGTTTGCCCTTGCCGCGGCTCCAGGCGAACAGCAGCAGGAAGCAGAAGAGGACCACTCCCAGGAAGCTGAGGCAGCCCATCGCCGTGGAGACCAGGATGGTGGTGAAGTCCAGGGCCACGCGCACGCGGGCGTAGCGGTCCGTGCTGTTGCCGTGCAGTGAGGCGTTGTGGGCAGCGCCGTCACCGTTGCCATGGTAGTCTGCGTCCTGGTAGTCGTAGTGCAGGCTGCGGTTGGCGAGTAGGGCGCGGTCTCGGGCTGGCAGGCTCTTGACAGCCAGCGAGGCAGACAGGCTGGCGTTGCCCGCTGGGTTGGATGCCACGCACACGTAGATGCCGCTGTCCTGCCGTTCGGCCACACGCACCTCCAGGGAGCCGTCGGCGTGGACGACCACGCGGCCTGTGCTCTTGGTGGTCAGGTGGCGGCGGCTGGGCGTCACCCAGGAGACGGTGGGCGGCGGCGCGCCGTCTGCACTGCAGTTGAGCCACGCGCGCTGACCCTCCTCCACCTGGACCGGCTGCGTGGCCACGGCGATGACGCGAGGCTTGGTGCAGACCACCAGCCGCACCAGCTGCGCGCTGGACCAAACCTCGCGCAGGCTCTTGGACGCCAGCGACGCGGGGGCGCTGCACTTGGGCGGCATGTCGTCCGGCGTTGGGCTCCGCTTGTCGACCGACGTGTGGAGGAGCGGCGGCGCCCTCTGCAGGAGCCAGCGTAGGCGGCAGTCGCACACCAGCGGGTTGCGGCCGATCCTCAGCGTCTGCAGGCTCAGGTCGTGGCCCTCAGGGAAGGCCGCACGCTCCAGTGTGGCCAGCCGGTTGGACGAGACGTCCAGCATCCGGAGCGACGGCGCGCCCAGGAAGGCGTCGGGCTCGATTCGCTCCAGTGCGGCCGAGCGCAGGTGAAGCTCCTCCAGCCTGGCCAGCCCTCGGAGCCCCCCCGCCCGCAGCACACGCACCCGGCTGTGGGACAGGTTCAGGAACGTGAGGTGCCGCAGGTGACCCAGCGTGGGCACGGTCGACAGGTTGGTCTGCGTGATGGCCAGCATGGTGAGGTTGAGTCCGAGGAACGCCGGGCTGGGCAACGCCTCCAGCAGCGGCAGGCGCTCCAGCATCAGGTGGCGGAGTCGCGGCATGTTCCGGAAGGCGCGGCGGCACCTCGGCCACGCTGGCCAGCTGGCTCAGCCGCAGCGTCTCCAGGGCGCGCAGCTGCGCCAACGCCTGACCGGGGATGGCCGACAGGTTGCAGCGCTCCAGCGTCAGCTGCCGCAGCGAGAGCAGACCGCTGAAGGCCCGCGGCGCCACGAACACCAGCTCGTTGTCGCTCAGCTCCAGCGTCTCCAGGTGCTGCTGCTCCTCGAAGGCACCGTCCAGCAGGATGACCAGCTTGTTCTGGCTCAGGTCCAGCAGCCGCAGCTCGCCAAGGCCAGCCAGCGCGTCGCGCGGGAGCAGGGTCAGTTGGTTGCCGCGGAGGCGCAGCGCCCGCATGCGCGGCTGAGCGCGGAAGCTTCCGGGCTCCACCGAGGCGAGCAGGTTGGCGCTCAGGTCCAGGTCCtccagctgctgcagctgggAGAAGTTTTGCGGCGCCAGGCTACGCAGGCGGTTCTTGCTCAGGTCCAGCAGGCGCGTCTCGATGGGGATGCCCTCGGGAACGGTGGCCAGCTTCCGCCGGTGGCACGAGACCGAGCGCGTGGGCACCGAGCACTCACAACGGGCGGGGCAGCCGCCCACCGGGCCCGGGCACACGAGTGCGACCAGGAGAAGGAGAGCCGGCAGGAggcgggagaggaggaggatgaaggaggaggaggaggagaagcgaGCTGGAACACATGAGGCCAGAGAGAGCACCATGACCAGATAGACCTGCagtagaaaagagagggaaggagggagggaaggaaggagaacaaaaggagagagaaagggaaaaggataagaaagagagggagaacagaggGAAAGGGAAAGACAGGTGAAGAACGACAGAGAGGTAAAGGGTGTGGGGGGAGGTAAAGgagggggaatgagagagggagaggaagaggaaaggagaggcagaaaaaaagacaagaagATCAGATCAGTGAAGGCTTCCATTACACGAGAGATTAAAATAAGAGCGGAGAGCGGAGGAGCAAATGGGCAAATGACAGGGAGCAGAGAGATCTGTATCAAACATCACAGTCATCAgaatcacagagagagagagagagagagagagagagagagagagagagagagagagagagagagagagagagagagagcaaatgaaaGAGAGCAAAGCAGTGAGGGAGCGAATGAGAGCCCATATAAGCTAAAAGCCTCTATTTCACAGGAGAGCTGAAGGCTGAGGCAGAGGCAAAGATAATGAGAGGGATAACAAGTGATTGGTATTAGAAGcacagggcagagagagacagaggaaagaagagtagaaaagatgagagaggaaaagagagagggggggagtggagagagagcagatggaGGAGGATGGTGTAGCTGAAGGCAGTGGAACGGGGCAGGCATGGTCGTGCTCCTGTAACGAAGGCTcatacgcacacataaacacacatccaAGAACGAAGTCACATGCGCAGACACACTCCCCTCTCCTTCCTGAGTCTTCCCTTTCTGTAAGCCGTTGCTTGCTTATTCCTTGCTGTGACAGGCCCTGCGGTGTATATTGAttgccacacagacacacacacagacacacacacacacacgtcgaaCAGACTTCGCCAAACACGCGGTTGCCATGGCAATCCCACGCTCCTTCATCTCCAGCATTACTGAGCCAATCAGAGCGCAGGCATTCCACAGGTCCACAGACACACCAAAAGACGAGAGAGAGCCACAATAGCTTCAAGTGCTCTGCAAAGATTAGACTTATTTTTTAATCATGCCTCGAAGCTTTAGGTCAATGACTCTCAGCAGTAATTAATACAACAGCAGTAGCATATCACGAAGCCTCAATGAAAAGAATGATTAATGTTGCATAATGACACAGCTATCTCTTTGCCCTCCCGAGAGACATTTTCACCTTAAACACATCTGACATGCAGCAAAGTAGAGCCGCATCACTCAGAATATCAACAACATGAGTTTTAGCGCGGTCTGACCCAGTCTTGTCATGTTGGCCGATCGAATCTAGGTCTGCAGACTAAAGACCGGAGACCGTGAAAGAGACGAGAGTGAGGCTGGGTGTGCATTTGGAGGCACAACACTACAGGGGCCGCGACAGGATTataggaagagaagaggaaaagattTCAGCCAAGCGGAGATTGATTATGGGCGCTGGCGACAGCTACACAAAGAGCAAATGGGCCTGGAATTTACACCTAGATGAGTTAAGAAAAAAGCAATTCAAAGACAGATTTATAatttttctttcccctctttTTGAAAAGCAAGGCAGCAGACAAGACTGATAATGAGGTCTCAATGTGAgccacatgtgtgtatgtgtgtgtgtgtgtgtgtgtgtgtgtgtgtgtgtgtgtgtgtgtgtgcatgcgaacACTAATAAGGCCGcccattaaaatgctgcttccATCGATTCAACTGAATTCAGATAGAATCGCACAAGAATTCCCAAGAGGTGCTGTCCAACAAGGACATGAGGCTTCAGCGCAGCAGAGTTTCTGGCTGGGGataacacttgttttctctTGGGAGAGCAAGACAGCTAGATTGTTAGGATGGACTAATAATCCTGAACCTGCCCAAATGAATCTTGTTTCTGTTATTGGAATAGTGAAAAAGGGTTAGGATATTCCTGTCATACAAATCTACAAAAGTCACTATGATGGACAGTTTTGTGAAGTGATGTGAGACACTATAGGTGTAACTGAAGTATCATAGCTCAGAGTGTTGTTCCTCAACAGAAGAGCATGGCATTAGAATCAACTCTCCCCATTTGACAGGTATATCTGATTCAATGACGAACTGCCTCTCTTAGAATCACGcttca
Above is a genomic segment from Alosa alosa isolate M-15738 ecotype Scorff River chromosome 19, AALO_Geno_1.1, whole genome shotgun sequence containing:
- the lingo2b gene encoding LOW QUALITY PROTEIN: leucine-rich repeat and immunoglobulin-like domain-containing nogo receptor-interacting protein 2b (The sequence of the model RefSeq protein was modified relative to this genomic sequence to represent the inferred CDS: inserted 2 bases in 1 codon) — translated: MVLSLASCVPARFSSSSSFILLLSRLLPALLLLVALVCPGPVGGCPARCECSVPTRSVSCHRRKLATVPEGIPIETRLLDLSKNRLRSLAPQNFSQLQQLEDLDLSANLLASVEPGSFRAQPRMRALRLRGNQLTLLPRDALAGLGELRLLDLSQNKLVILLDGAFEEQQHLETLELSDNELVFVAPRAFSGLLSLRQLTLERCNLSAIPGQALAQLRALETLRLSQLASVAEVPXRAFRNMPRLRHLMLERLPLLEALPSPAFLGLNLTMLAITQTNLSTVPTLGHLRHLTFLNLSHSRVRVLRAGGLRGLARLEELHLRSAALERIEPDAFLGAPSLRMLDVSSNRLATLERAAFPEGHDLSLQTLRIGRNPLVCDCRLRWLLQRAPPLLHTSVDKRSPTPDDMPPKCSAPASLASKSLREVWSSAQLVRLVVCTKPRVIAVATQPVQVEEGQRAWLNCSADGAPPPTVSWVTPSRRHLTTKSTGRVVVHADGSLEVRVAERQDSGIYVCVASNPAGNASLSASLAVKSLPARDRALLANRSLHYDYQDADYHGNGDGAAHNASLHGNSTDRYARVRVALDFTTILVSTAMGCLSFLGVVLFCFLLLFAWSRGKGKHRGSVDIQYVPRKRKAGGNELPETSGPRRVNMKMI